The following nucleotide sequence is from Pseudarthrobacter psychrotolerans.
GTGACACAGCCGAATTGTGGTCACCGGCCCTGCAACTGCTTGAACGCCTGCGCGACCGGCTGGACTTTGATGCCGCTTTGGTCGATGAGCTGCAACTGGGCGGCGAGGACGTCGCTGGTGACCGTGCTCCGGTCCGCCGCGACTGTGTTTTCCTGGGTGCCGGTCGACTTAGGGGTCGAGATCTGGTGGTAGACAAGGATGAGCCAGCCGTTCACTCGGGACGTCTCGGCGAGCGCTTCGGCCAGGTCGTGCGGCGTGGTCTCGTCGGTCACGTAGAAGACCTTCAGATCGTGCGGGTCGAGGTTCTGCCGGGTGTTGATGCCATCATCCGTCCCGCGCACGATGTCGAAGTATTTGCTCGCATACCAGTCGACCTGGGGGTCGGACCGGCCGTACGGCGTGGCCAGGTCGTTGGTGGCTATGCCGGCTGCCGCCAGCGCCTCCTTACTCTTCCGCAACTCCTCGTCCAACCGGTCGGTGCCGATCGAGGTGAGATCGACGTGATCGTAGCTGTGTGCGGCGATCTCATGTCCGGCCTCGTGCATCTGCTGCACCTCGGCGGCCGTCATGAAGTTCGGCGTCTCGATGGAGCTGGGATTGAAGTACTGCGTGGACCGGAAGCCGTGCTTGTTCAGCAGAGGCAGGGCGCGGTCGTGCACCGACTGCCAGCCGTCGTCGAACGTGATCGAGACCATGGGCTGGTCCCAGCGGAGGGGTCCTGGCTTGGTGACCTCGGTCAGCGAACAGTCGCGGACGCTGGTGGTGCCGTCCCCGTGCGATACCAGGGTGACCATCGCCGTCTTCGCCCGGTCGGGAACCTGGAACGCCTCCGTGATCGTGGTCCACTCTCCCGCCGGCAGGACCGTCTCCAGGTTGTGGAACTCGCGCCCACCGTCCGCGAGCTCGAACTCCGCCACCACGTCCACCTCGCGCTCGGACTGGTAGGTCGCGCGGAACTCGAAGTACCGGTCTGCGGTCACCGGGACCGGCGGGTACTGCCACTTCGCCTCGCCGTTCTGGTAATTCGCGATGCGGGTCCAGAGAAAGCTGCCGGCCTTATCCTCGCCGCGCCCGGACTCCACGGCCGACGCCCCGGAGGCGTACGGGGACCATGAGCCGGGTGCGCCCGGCTGGGCACCGGCGGGCCCGAGCGCGGGCCCGAGGTTGGGGGCGAGGTTGGGGGCCGTCCTCGCCACGGGCGGCAGCCGGACGTCGTCGGCCGCCTCGAGGTACGCGCCCTCGACCCGGAGGGTGCCCTGCGATACGAGCCGGAAGACGTACTCCACCGCGGTCGTCGTGTTGCCGCTGTCGAACGCGTCACTCACCGTGAACGGGAAATTGCCCGGACGCTCGAGAGGGTTCCTTAGCTGCTCCAGAGTCGTGCTGCCGTCGGCGTGGTGCTTGCGGGCGAGCAGCAAGAAGTCCGCGTCGCTGGTGGCGAACGCCTTGAACAGGTAGGACTTGCCGGGCTGGACATCCACCCGTGGGCTCGTCAGCGTGACATCGCCCGAGGCGTACCCGGTGATGTCCAGCTCCAACGCGTGGTCGCTCACCTGCCCGCCGACCAGCTCCAGGGATGTCCGGGAATCCCCGCTGTGGCTGACGTTCCAGCCGCCCACAGGGCCAGCGGACGCTGACGGGCCGGACGACGCCGGAGCGCCCGCCGCAGTCAAATCGAGAGCGGGAAGCAGGTTCGCGCCCGGCCGCGCCCTAGCGATGCTGCTCGTCCCCCCGGTGTACAGCAGCCACCCGGTGGTGACCATGACGACCACCACCAAGAAGACCACGAGCGGATTCAGCAGCACACGGCGAACCCACCGGCGCCTAAGCGGCACGAGCTTCCACCGCCACGCTGGCGGCCCGCTGCGGCGACTTCCAGGTGTTGATCTCGGGACGCCAGATCAGGCCGCGCGAGCGCGCGATGCAGCGAAACGACGCCGTCAGCTGCACCAGGTCCATGATGTAGAACAGGAAGTACGCCGTCGGCGCGTAGATGCACAGCCGAGCGCGTTCACGCGCGGTCAGGTTCTCATCCATCAAGACGGTCAGCAGTGTGTAGGCGGTGACGGTCGCGTACGCGCCGAGTATCAGGGCGGGTGTCTCAGTGACCAGAGACCAGTAGACCGCATACGTCCAGGCCAGGGGCGAGACGAGCAGCGTGAACTCGCTGAGCAGCGCCATCGGCATCCGGTAATAAGTCAACGTGCCGGTGTACCGGTGGCTCGGGTTGAGCGTCATGCCGCGGTACTTGATGAGGTTTTGGATGCTTCCGTACTTCCAGCGGTAGCGCTGCTTCGCCAAGGCGCGGAGGGTGAGCACTCCCTCGGTCTTCGCGACCACGTCAGCGCCATAGATCATGCGGAAGCGCCGGTTGCCCAGGCTGGTGATCTTCGCGCTCAGGCCGATGTCCTCGGTCAGGGTGTCCGTGTCGTAGAAGTTGACTTTGCGCAGCACGCGCATCCGATAGGTGGAGGCTACTCCGCCCACCACGAACTCGCAGTTCAGCAGCGAGTAGAGCTTTTTCGAGCGGTAGCCGATCATGTGTTCGAACCGCTGCAGGATGCCGAGCACTGTCGTCTCCTCCAGGATCTGCACGTTGGCGGCGACACCGGCCACGTACGGGTCGTCGAAGTAGGTCAGCGCGTTCGTGATGGCGTCCGGCTCGATGATCGAGTCGGCGTCGAGCGTCATCGCGAACTGGCCGCGCGCGTGCCGGCGAAGCGCCGAGTTGAGCGCTGCGCCCTTGCCGACGTTCTTGTGCATCCGCACGATGCGCAGGTCCATCTCGGGGTGACGCACCTGGTAGTCGCGGACCAGCCGACCGGTGAGATCGTTGGACGCGTCGTCCGCCACGAGGACCTCGAAGGAGCGGTAGGTGCTGCGCTGGAGGGAGTCGAGCGTCCGGACGATCACCGCCTCCTCGTTATGGGCGGCGATGGCTATGGAGACCAGCCCGGGCACCTCGGGGAGGGCACGGCGGGTCCAGGTGGCTGTCGCCGCGCACTCCGCCTCGTAGTCGACGGGGAGCCGGATGCCCCTCCTGACCTTCCGCCGCTGCTGCCAGACGTCATAGAGGTTGGCGCCCACCAGGTACAGGCCGAAGTGCACGACGTAGAGGATGCTCACGCCGGCGAACAGCCAGAAGACTACGAGCGGGATGTCCATGCCCACGCCTCCGTCGAGTTGGCGGCGAGCGCAGGCACCTGGGCGGCGGACTGGTGCTCGGCGCGCTGGTTGCCAGGCGCGCGGCGCTGTATCCACGCGGACGCGGCGACGGCGACCGGTGCCTCGGCCGGCTGCAGGACCTCGTCGAACGTGGCGTTCGTGACGGCGTCGGTCGTCAGGACGTCGAGGAGCTCAGCCAGGACGGGCTGGACCGGGTCGATCTCGGCCTTAGTGGTCAACCCAGCGGTAGTCGGCACGGCGGCGCTCTTCGCCACGGGCTCGACGAGAGCCGTGCGGGCGGCGCCGCGCCGATAGATCCAGATGCCGACGAAGCGGACGACCACGGTGAGGATCACCAGGCCCCACAGCACCAGGCTCAGCTGAGCCACGAAGCCGAGCAGGCCCTCGAACATCGCGACGTCCCGGCCGAAGGTCGCCTGTGCAGTCACGGCGACGATCTCGATGTGCATCATCGGAAACCCTCCCCTGCTGAATGCGTGTAGGCCGTTGGGGCGGACAGGCGACGACCGGGGAAGCGGGCTTCGTTGACAGAGGGCGGCTTCGTTGCTCCGGTGTGGGCCTTCGGATCCTCAGTTTCCGTTGACAGCTGAGTCATTGAGATTCCCTTTGTCCTGAACGATGCGTTCGTTGGCTGAATTCCACTATCCAGACCCTGCGGACCACGGCGCCTTTGCCGGGTCGCACCGCGCCACGCCTTCGGGAGTTCAGCGCGCTCCACGGGAGGTGCCTGTTACCCGCTGCTGACGTCGTTGCTAACGAGCCAGCATCGGGGGACAGCAAGTGCATCTCCTCACAGGAGGGTCTCGTCGGGGGCCGATATTTCGCCTCCGTTTCGATAAACATACGGTCGTTCTCAACGGCGAACACGAGTAACCAGTACGCTAAAGAAATTCTTAGGGGTACTTACACAGTGATGCTCCGCGGTACTGGGGGTTAGGTAGTTTCCCCTAGCGCAGCCACCGGGAAAGTGGGTACCGAACGGTGGGTTAGGTAGTTTCCCCCGGCGAAGCCACCGGAATAGTGAGTACAGAACGAGAAAAGGCAGCACCCGGCCGTGGCCGGGTGCTGCCTTTTTACTCAGTTATGGCGAGTCGCCGATTGCTTGTAGGGCGCCTGTGGTGCCCTCGTCCTAGGCGTTGGCCTTGATGGCCGTTGCCAGGACGTCCAGGCCGTCGTTCAGCAGGTCATCGGTGATGACCAGCGGGGGCAGGAGGCGGATGACGTTGCCGTAGGTGCCGCAGGTGAGGATGATGACACCCTCCTTGAGGCAGGCAGCGGCCACGGCCTTGGTCAGCTCCGGGTTCGGCTCCTTGGAACCGGCCTGGACCAGTTCAATGGCCAGCATGGCGCCGCGGCCACGGATGTCGCCGATCACGGCAGTCCCGGCGCCGGCGAGCTCAGCCTGCAGCTCCTGCAGGCGTCCCGTAGCGAGCTGCTCAATGTGGCGCGCACGTCCGGCGAGGTTGTATTCCTCCATGGAGCCGATCGCGGCCAGCGCGGCGGCGCAGGCCACGGGGTTGCCGCCGTAGGTGCCGCCCAGTCCGCCCGGGTGGACGGCGTCGAGCAGGTCCGAACGGCCGGTGATGGCGGACAGCGGCATGCCGCCGGCGATGCCCTTGGCCATGGTGATGATGTCCGGGATAACGCCCTCGTGGTCTACCGCGAACCATTCGCCCGTGCGGCAGAAACCGGACTGGACCTCGTCGGCGATGAACACCACGCCGTTGGCCTTGGCCCAGGCGGCCAGCGCGGGCAGGAAGCCCTCGGCGGGGACAATGAAGCCGCCCTCGCCCTGGATGGGTTCGATGATGATCGCGGCCACCTGGTCGCCGCCGATCTGCTTCTCGATCATGGTGATGGCGCGCTTGGCGGCCTCGGCACCGGTGATCGAGGGGTTCTCCTCGCGGTACGGGTAGCTCATGGGCATGCGGTAGACCTCGGGCGCGAACGGGCCGAAGTTGGTTTTGTACGGCATGGCCTTCGCGGTCAGCGCCATGGTCAGGTTGGTGCGGCCGTGGTAGGCGTGGTCAAAGGCGACGACGGCGTCACGTCCGGTGGCGAGGCGGGCCACCTTGACGGCGTTCTCCACAGCCTCGGCACCGGAGTTGAACAGCACCGTCCGCTTCTCGTGGTCGCCCGGGGTCAGGCGGTTGAGCTGCTCGGCGAGGGCCACGTAGCTTTCGTACGGGGTGACCATAAAGCAGGTGTGGGTGAAGTGCTCCACGGCTTCCTTCACGGCCCCGACGACGGCGGGATCGGACGCGCCGACGCTGGTCACCGCGATGCCCGAGCCGAGGTCGATGAAGGAGTTGCCGTCGACGTCGTGGATGATGCCGCCGTCGGCGTCCGCAACGTAAACGGGAACGGCAGACGCGACACCGGCGGCGACAACTGCCTTGCGGCGCTCGGTCAGGGCGATGGACTTGGGGCCCGGGAAGTCGGCCTGGACACGGCGCTTCTGTTCCAGGCGGAAGGTGATTTCACTTGCTGTGGTGCTCATGGGAGGGCCTTTCTTGACTGAATGGGGCCACTCCGGCAGGGTTCCCTGGCCGAAGCGAAGCGAGGTTAGGGCGCCGGTGGGGAGGCTCGACCACCGGAATTCTTAAGCGTCGAGTGCGCTCATGACGTGCTTGATGCGGGTGTAGTCCTCGACGCCGTACATGGAGAGGTCCTTGCCGTAGCCGGACTGCTTGAAGCCGCCGTGGGGCATTTCGGCGGTGAGGAGGATGTGGGTGTTGATCCAGACCGCGCCGAAGTCCAGGTCGCGGCTCATCCGCATGGCCGTGCCGTGGTCGGACGTCCAGACGCTGGACGCGAGGGCGTATTCGACGTCGTTCGCCAGTTCGAGAGCCTCCGCCTCGGAGGAGAACTTCTGCACGGTGATGACCGGGCCGAAGGTTTCCTGCTGGACGATGTCGTCCGTCTGCTTGGCGCCGGTGACGATGGTGGGTTCGAAGAAGAAGCCCTTGTCCCCGGCGCGGTGGCCACCCGTGACAATCTTGCAGTTCTCCGGGAGGTGCTCCACCACGGAGGTCACGGCATTGAAGTGGTTCACGTTGTTCAGCGGACCGAAGTAGTTGTCTTCATCGTTCTGCGAGCCGGTGTGCAGCGTCCTGGTGTGCTCCACCATGGCTGCCACGACGTCGTCGTGGACCGAATCCTCGACCAGCACGCGCGTGATGGCGGTGCAGTCCTGGCCGGCGTTGAAGAAGGCGAACTCTGCGATGGCCGCGGCGCTCTTCTTGATGTCCGCGTCCTTGAACACGATGGCCGGCGCCTTGCCGCCGAGTTCCAGGTGGGCGCGCTTGAGGCCCTTGGCGGCTCCGGAAGCCACGGCGATGCCGGCGCGGACCGAACCCGTGATGGAGACCAGGCCGGGGACCTTGTGCTCCACCATCATGGCGCCGGTTGCACCCGTTCCCAGTACAACGTTCAGGACGCCGGCGGGCAGGATGTCGCCGGCCAGGCGGGCCAGCACCAGAGTGGATTCGGGGGTGGTGTCGGACGGCTTGAGGACCACGGTGTTGCCGGCCGCGAGGGCGGGGCCGATCTTCCAGATGGCCATCAGGAACGGGTAGTTCCATGGGGCAACCTGGGCCACCACGCCGATGGGTTCGCGGCGCACGTAGGAGGTGTGGCCTTCGAAGTATTCTCCCGCGGACTTGCCTTCCAGGATGCGCGCGGCACCGGCGAAGAAGCGGAGCTGGTCGGCGCCGGCGGCAACTTCCTCGGACGCGATCAGCGAGCGCACCTGCCCGGTGTTGCGGTGCTGGGCCTCCACAA
It contains:
- the gabT gene encoding 4-aminobutyrate--2-oxoglutarate transaminase produces the protein MSTTASEITFRLEQKRRVQADFPGPKSIALTERRKAVVAAGVASAVPVYVADADGGIIHDVDGNSFIDLGSGIAVTSVGASDPAVVGAVKEAVEHFTHTCFMVTPYESYVALAEQLNRLTPGDHEKRTVLFNSGAEAVENAVKVARLATGRDAVVAFDHAYHGRTNLTMALTAKAMPYKTNFGPFAPEVYRMPMSYPYREENPSITGAEAAKRAITMIEKQIGGDQVAAIIIEPIQGEGGFIVPAEGFLPALAAWAKANGVVFIADEVQSGFCRTGEWFAVDHEGVIPDIITMAKGIAGGMPLSAITGRSDLLDAVHPGGLGGTYGGNPVACAAALAAIGSMEEYNLAGRARHIEQLATGRLQELQAELAGAGTAVIGDIRGRGAMLAIELVQAGSKEPNPELTKAVAAACLKEGVIILTCGTYGNVIRLLPPLVITDDLLNDGLDVLATAIKANA
- a CDS encoding gamma-aminobutyraldehyde dehydrogenase codes for the protein MVQTLQNFINGEFVTPAGADLLDIVNPTNGEVVAQSPVSNQADVDAAMTAAKDAFKTWKHVTPGQRQLMLLKLADAVEANSDELVEAQHRNTGQVRSLIASEEVAAGADQLRFFAGAARILEGKSAGEYFEGHTSYVRREPIGVVAQVAPWNYPFLMAIWKIGPALAAGNTVVLKPSDTTPESTLVLARLAGDILPAGVLNVVLGTGATGAMMVEHKVPGLVSITGSVRAGIAVASGAAKGLKRAHLELGGKAPAIVFKDADIKKSAAAIAEFAFFNAGQDCTAITRVLVEDSVHDDVVAAMVEHTRTLHTGSQNDEDNYFGPLNNVNHFNAVTSVVEHLPENCKIVTGGHRAGDKGFFFEPTIVTGAKQTDDIVQQETFGPVITVQKFSSEAEALELANDVEYALASSVWTSDHGTAMRMSRDLDFGAVWINTHILLTAEMPHGGFKQSGYGKDLSMYGVEDYTRIKHVMSALDA
- a CDS encoding glycosyltransferase family 2 protein, with product MDIPLVVFWLFAGVSILYVVHFGLYLVGANLYDVWQQRRKVRRGIRLPVDYEAECAATATWTRRALPEVPGLVSIAIAAHNEEAVIVRTLDSLQRSTYRSFEVLVADDASNDLTGRLVRDYQVRHPEMDLRIVRMHKNVGKGAALNSALRRHARGQFAMTLDADSIIEPDAITNALTYFDDPYVAGVAANVQILEETTVLGILQRFEHMIGYRSKKLYSLLNCEFVVGGVASTYRMRVLRKVNFYDTDTLTEDIGLSAKITSLGNRRFRMIYGADVVAKTEGVLTLRALAKQRYRWKYGSIQNLIKYRGMTLNPSHRYTGTLTYYRMPMALLSEFTLLVSPLAWTYAVYWSLVTETPALILGAYATVTAYTLLTVLMDENLTARERARLCIYAPTAYFLFYIMDLVQLTASFRCIARSRGLIWRPEINTWKSPQRAASVAVEARAA
- a CDS encoding polysaccharide deacetylase family protein, translating into MLLNPLVVFLVVVVMVTTGWLLYTGGTSSIARARPGANLLPALDLTAAGAPASSGPSASAGPVGGWNVSHSGDSRTSLELVGGQVSDHALELDITGYASGDVTLTSPRVDVQPGKSYLFKAFATSDADFLLLARKHHADGSTTLEQLRNPLERPGNFPFTVSDAFDSGNTTTAVEYVFRLVSQGTLRVEGAYLEAADDVRLPPVARTAPNLAPNLGPALGPAGAQPGAPGSWSPYASGASAVESGRGEDKAGSFLWTRIANYQNGEAKWQYPPVPVTADRYFEFRATYQSEREVDVVAEFELADGGREFHNLETVLPAGEWTTITEAFQVPDRAKTAMVTLVSHGDGTTSVRDCSLTEVTKPGPLRWDQPMVSITFDDGWQSVHDRALPLLNKHGFRSTQYFNPSSIETPNFMTAAEVQQMHEAGHEIAAHSYDHVDLTSIGTDRLDEELRKSKEALAAAGIATNDLATPYGRSDPQVDWYASKYFDIVRGTDDGINTRQNLDPHDLKVFYVTDETTPHDLAEALAETSRVNGWLILVYHQISTPKSTGTQENTVAADRSTVTSDVLAAQLQLIDQSGIKVQPVAQAFKQLQGR